From the Alkalibacter rhizosphaerae genome, one window contains:
- a CDS encoding sugar transferase produces MYGKYVLENKYKFVLLIQILEAVLIILLMYVSMHAANRLVYNVEHPFGYYRCRLYWLIAASLEMILLSARKYFNFFDTSFLKSISKSVEVVFMVNVAMIVLLYFSNSDEVTPYYFLIIGGFQVMSLLSVKVFSNRLKEHVFQRQLSIVIGEEADRNMLLEAVRKQTLGRVLFVSGKDRRLYFYVDKADYVYLLITSDLSLKEQIISYCELHDIQMFLVPESHEITMRDAVLTQISDVPLFAIEGYRLTEAQIIVKRCLDIFLSLIGIILVAPILLVVGILIKREDKGPVFYVQARCGRDQIPFSMIKLRSMVPDAEKWTGEVLAEKDDPRITKVGKWIRKTRIDEFPQFFNVFLGHMSIVGPRPERPVFVTEYLHRYPEYVHRFAVKPGITGLAQVLSNYTTTPQNKLKFDLMYIKKYSPGFDLGILIKTVGVLFSKEQAQGVSKTEEEPRPVEVAELAASLKNTRSRKRTCKPYSRKKVVAIWISCLVVVVAGTLLRYTVLTISVMEAMSVEIPINEEMGEEILVIEEEDIPTASLNESVMLSALDISKKVDNMDSKSKIHSVFLLLSNLSRKELLLVERLHQGGYTLQEIKIIQDIMRENFNDAELEGLKALAFEN; encoded by the coding sequence CAAGTACAAGTTTGTACTGCTGATCCAAATCTTGGAAGCGGTATTGATCATTTTGTTGATGTACGTTTCCATGCATGCCGCTAATAGGTTGGTCTACAATGTGGAACATCCATTCGGTTATTATCGCTGTAGATTGTATTGGCTCATTGCCGCATCCTTGGAGATGATCCTTTTATCTGCAAGAAAATATTTCAATTTTTTTGACACTTCTTTTTTAAAGAGCATCAGCAAATCGGTAGAGGTCGTTTTCATGGTCAATGTAGCCATGATCGTATTGTTGTATTTCAGCAACAGCGACGAAGTGACTCCATATTACTTTCTGATCATCGGCGGTTTTCAAGTCATGTCCCTCCTGTCGGTGAAAGTTTTTTCCAATCGCCTGAAAGAGCATGTTTTTCAAAGGCAGTTGTCCATCGTCATCGGAGAAGAAGCAGATAGAAACATGTTGTTGGAGGCGGTCCGAAAACAGACCTTGGGGCGAGTGCTCTTCGTATCGGGAAAAGATCGTCGTCTGTATTTCTATGTCGACAAGGCGGATTATGTCTATCTGTTGATCACGTCCGACCTGTCGTTGAAGGAACAGATCATATCCTACTGTGAGTTGCATGACATTCAGATGTTTCTGGTGCCGGAAAGCCATGAGATCACCATGCGAGATGCGGTCTTGACACAGATCAGCGACGTACCCCTTTTTGCCATCGAGGGGTACCGGTTGACGGAAGCCCAGATCATTGTTAAAAGATGCTTGGATATCTTCTTGTCTTTGATCGGAATCATTCTAGTCGCCCCGATCCTGTTGGTTGTTGGGATCTTGATCAAAAGGGAAGACAAGGGGCCGGTTTTTTATGTCCAAGCGCGCTGTGGCCGTGATCAAATACCCTTTTCAATGATCAAGCTTAGGAGCATGGTGCCCGATGCTGAAAAATGGACGGGAGAAGTACTGGCGGAAAAGGACGATCCACGGATCACCAAGGTCGGAAAGTGGATCCGGAAAACCAGGATCGATGAGTTTCCGCAATTTTTCAACGTATTCCTGGGGCACATGAGCATTGTGGGTCCCAGACCGGAACGACCGGTTTTTGTGACGGAATATCTCCATCGATATCCGGAATACGTCCATCGATTCGCGGTGAAACCAGGGATCACCGGATTGGCCCAGGTGTTGTCCAATTACACAACAACACCCCAGAACAAATTGAAATTCGACTTGATGTACATCAAGAAGTATTCTCCGGGATTCGATCTTGGCATTCTGATCAAAACCGTGGGTGTGCTGTTTTCCAAAGAACAGGCACAAGGCGTATCAAAAACGGAAGAGGAGCCGAGGCCGGTGGAGGTCGCGGAGTTGGCTGCATCCTTGAAGAATACCAGGTCCCGGAAACGGACGTGTAAACCCTACAGCAGGAAGAAAGTAGTGGCCATTTGGATCTCCTGCCTGGTTGTGGTCGTCGCCGGAACACTTCTTCGCTATACAGTATTGACCATTTCTGTGATGGAAGCCATGTCCGTAGAAATACCCATCAACGAGGAGATGGGGGAGGAAATATTGGTTATCGAAGAGGAGGATATACCGACTGCTTCCTTGAATGAGTCGGTGATGTTGAGTGCTCTGGATATCAGCAAGAAAGTGGATAACATGGACAGCAAGAGCAAGATCCATTCCGTCTTCCTGCTCCTTTCCAATCTCTCCAGAAAGGAACTCCTGCTGGTGGAGAGACTTCATCAAGGCGGGTACACGTTGCAGGAGATCAAAATCATCCAGGATATCATGAGGGAAAATTTCAACGATGCGGAGTTGGAAGGATTGAAAGCATTGGCCTTTGAAAATTAG